In Thermosulfurimonas sp. F29, the sequence GGCACGATTGTAGGGCTGATTCTGGGGATGGTACTTCTCACGGGCTCGATAGTGGTAGGAGGCCAGGTCGGCATCTTTATCAATATCCCATCCGTTCTGATCACCGTGGGAGGAACCATTGCCGCCACTTTTATTCGATTCTCCCTCAACGAGGTCCTCGGGTCCGTAAGTATAGCCATGAAGGCCTTTTTCTACAAGATAAAGCCTCCCGAGGAGACCATAAAGGAGATCGTAACGCTGGCCAACATTGCCCGGCGGGAGGGACTTCTCAAGCTCGAGAAGCAGCCCATCGAGGATCCCTTTCTCAAGAAGGCCATAATGTTCTGCGTGGACGGTCATGAGGCCGATTTTATCGAGGAGGTGCTTTCCAAGGAGATTCAGCTCACCGCCCAGCGGCACGAGACCGGGATCAACATGTTCAAGTCCATGGGGGATGCGGCTCCGGCCTTCGGAATGATCGGGACCCTGATCGGGCTGGTGCAGATGCTCAGTTCCATGGAGGACCCCAAGTCCATCGGGCCGGCCATGGCCGTGGCCCTGCTTACCACCCTTTACGGGGCGGTTATGGCCAACCTGATCTTCCTGCCCATTGCCGACAAACTCTCCCATCGCTCCGAGGAGGAACAGTTGACCAGGAAGCTCATCATAGAGGGCGTGCTGGGGATTCAGAAGGGGCTCAATCCCCGGGTTCTGGAGGAGGTTCTTCAGACCTTCCTCCCGCCCAAGAAGCGTAAAACTTCCGGACCCGAGGGGTAAATCATGCCTGCCGAAGAGGAAAAATGCAAGTGTGAGGCAGGGGCTCCCAAGTGGATGACCACCTTTTCGGATCTGATGAGCCTTCTCATGTGCTTTTTCGTGCTTCTTCTCTCTTTCTCCGAGATGGATGTGGCCAAGTTTAAGGAGGTGGCCGGTTCTCTCCGTAACGCCTTCGGGGTCCAGCGCGAGGAGGTGGTATTTCAGATCCCCAAGGGGCTGGATATCGTCTCGCGGGAGTTCAATCCTCGCTTTACGGTGGAGGAGCTTCTGGAAAGGCTTAAATCCGCGGTCAAGCTGGAACTTATCAAGGGGCAGATCCAGATAGAGAGTCTGGAGGACCGCGTGGTTTTGCGTCTGAACGATCGTCTGGTCTTCCCCCCGGGAAGTGCCGAGCTGACCCCGCAGGCGAAGCATATTCTGGATAGTCTGGGGGAGGTCTTCAAGCTCTTCGACGGGGAGATCGTGGTGGCCGGACATACCGATAACATCCCTCCCCGGGGTGGGCGTTATCGTTCCAACTGGGAGCTTTCCGCGGCCCGGGCCGCCGCGGTGGTGGAGTACCTCCTCAAAAAGGGCTATGTGGTCCCGGAGCAGGTTTCCGCGGTGGGCTACGGGCCGTCAAGACCTCTATATCCCAATGACACTCCCCGGCATCGGGCCGCCAATCGCCGGGTGGAGATTATCCTCTTGCAGAGGAAGACCCCGCTCTTGAAGTACCGTCAGACCTTTTCCGGACAGACGAAACAGGAAATCATTCCCAGGGGGCCTTAAATGGCAAAGAAGGAGCAAAACCAGAGTCGACAGCATGTTCGGATCGACGATCGGGTCCTGTTACGCTACCGACGCATCAGCCCGGAGGAGTTTCAGGAGAGGGTGTCCCGCTATCGCTCCGGGGAGGAGGAGCCCTGGGTGGATCCCATTCGAACCCCCGGTGAGGCCCGCAGGCTTAATTATCATCTTCAGAAGCTCAGGGAAAAGAACCGGGATCTGTCGGAGATCCTAGAGATTCTGGCCTTAAAACTCGATCGTCTCCTGGTCGAGGCCAAGGCCGAGGCCCTTAAAGAATTCCGGGAGGTTAAGGTCAACATAAGCGGAGCGGGAATTCGTTTCGAACTGGCTCCCCTTCCCGAGCCGGGAGAGATCTTCGAGTTCGACATAGGTCTCCTTCCCGAGTATCACTTCATAAGGGCCTACGGAGAGGTGGTGCGGGTGGAGGGGCGCGAGGCGGCCTTCAAGTTCATCTGGATCACCGAGGAGGATGTGGATCGCCTGGTTCAGCATGTTTTCCGGAAACAGCTTCTTCAGATCCAGGCCTCACGACGCACCGTAAAGGGCTAGACAGGCCCCGCAGGCGCGGCAGTTCTTTCGGGCCGGACAGCGGGGAGATTCCTCTCCCGCAAGGGCCCGTTCCCATTCCCTGCGCAGGAATTCCCGGTCTATTCCGGCGTGAACGACCTCTTCCCAGGGGAAAGGCTCCCGGGGCCCCCGGAAGAGATTCTCCGGAGAAGAGGGCAGGGTTCTCAGGGCCCGGGATAGAGACTCCCCCCGGGCCATTTCCCGGAGAAAGGGGGCGAGAACCTCGCTTCCCCGGGAAACCAGGGCCTGGATTTGCGCTTCCCTGATGGATTCGATGGAAACCCTTACCCCCCTGGCGGAGAGGGCTCGGCGCAGGTGTCGGGCCTTCTTTTTTAGCGTCGAGGGGGTTTCAAACGGAGCCCACTGAAAAGGAGTCCAGGGTTTCGGTACGAAGGGACTCAGGGAAACGGTAATCTCTTTTCGGGAGAGTTCTTTTATGCGCGAGACCATCCGGACGATGGCGGCGAGATCCTCTTCGGTTTCTCCGGGCAGTCCGAACATGAAGTAGAGTTTGAGCCGCCGGTTAGGCCAGTCCCTGAGGAGGGCCGCGGTGCGTAGAAGGGTCTCGTCGGAGAGGTGTTTGTTCAGAATGCGCCGGAGACTTTCGCTTCCGGCCTCCGGGGCCAGGGTGAGGGTTCGAACCTCCCGGAAGATCGGTTTTAGTTCCGGACTCAGGGCGTCGAGACGCACCGAGGAAAACGAAATTCGGTGTCCCCGGGAAAGGAGTTCCGAGGTGAACTCGACGATAGCCTCGGTTTTGAGAAATTCCAGTCCTATGAGGCCGACCTTTACCCCGGGGGAAAGCTCCTCCAGGACTTCGAAGAGGGCCTTACGGGAAGGGCGGCGCGGGGGTCTGTAGATGAATCCCGCGGCACAGAAACGGCAGCTCTCTCCGCAACCCCGGGTGATCTCCAGGAGCTGGGTTTCTCCGAACTCCGCCTCAGGGGAGCGGAGGTGGGAAAGGAGGGGGCGGGTGAGCTCCGGCACTTTGGCTATGGAGACCGGGAAAGGGCCCTCGGGATTAAGGAATCCGGGGACCCGGGAGAGCCTGGCCAGTAGTTTTTCCCGTTCGGTGTCCCCGGAGAGAAGGGCCTCTACGAGAGGCTTTCCCAGGACCTCCAGTTCCCCCAGAAGAAAACCGTCCAGGAAGGGAAAAAGGGGGCGAGGGTTCAGCCAGATAGCCACCCCTCCGGCCAGGACCGGGATTTTTCGGTGTGAGGGCTCCAGCGGCAGGTCCCCGGCTGTCAGGATCCGTAGCACCCGGGGGTAATCCCCCTCAAAAGGTATTGAGAAAAGCACCACCCGGAAGTCCCTTAAAGGGCGTCCGGATTCCACCGAGCGAAGGGGAAGCCCCTCTGACCAGAAGAACCTTTCGCAGACGATTTCCTCCTCACGGTTCAGGAATTCGTAAATGGAAAGGAACCCCAGGTTGGCCATGCCCACGCGATAGGTATTGGGAAAGACCAGGGCCACCGGTAGGCGTCCCCGCCACCGTTTTTTTATGGTTCCGCTCTCGCGCGTAGGAGCCATTCTCAAGCCGGTCCCCGGATCCGAAGGTCTGATCCGCCGTCTCGCCTGCCGAGCGGGATTTTACCTGCCACCGCCCGGAGTTTTAGCGATATTATAGCCACCGGGACGGCATTTTCAGACCACTCCCCCCGGCATCTTGACGATGCGATTCTGGTTTAAGTATAATGATTTATCCGTTGAGAAGGGGCCTCCTTGCAAATTGAAGGTATAAGGAGGTGGGCAAATGTTGAAAAGGGTGCTCGTCTTCGCCTTGGTATTTTATGGACTGGTGGGGTATTTTACTCTGTCCTCGGCCACACCGCTTCCGCTTGATGATCTTGTGGCCTGGTGGTCCTT encodes:
- the pomA gene encoding flagellar motor protein PomA; translation: MDLGTIVGLILGMVLLTGSIVVGGQVGIFINIPSVLITVGGTIAATFIRFSLNEVLGSVSIAMKAFFYKIKPPEETIKEIVTLANIARREGLLKLEKQPIEDPFLKKAIMFCVDGHEADFIEEVLSKEIQLTAQRHETGINMFKSMGDAAPAFGMIGTLIGLVQMLSSMEDPKSIGPAMAVALLTTLYGAVMANLIFLPIADKLSHRSEEEQLTRKLIIEGVLGIQKGLNPRVLEEVLQTFLPPKKRKTSGPEG
- a CDS encoding OmpA family protein, producing the protein MPAEEEKCKCEAGAPKWMTTFSDLMSLLMCFFVLLLSFSEMDVAKFKEVAGSLRNAFGVQREEVVFQIPKGLDIVSREFNPRFTVEELLERLKSAVKLELIKGQIQIESLEDRVVLRLNDRLVFPPGSAELTPQAKHILDSLGEVFKLFDGEIVVAGHTDNIPPRGGRYRSNWELSAARAAAVVEYLLKKGYVVPEQVSAVGYGPSRPLYPNDTPRHRAANRRVEIILLQRKTPLLKYRQTFSGQTKQEIIPRGP
- a CDS encoding PilZ domain-containing protein, with protein sequence MAKKEQNQSRQHVRIDDRVLLRYRRISPEEFQERVSRYRSGEEEPWVDPIRTPGEARRLNYHLQKLREKNRDLSEILEILALKLDRLLVEAKAEALKEFREVKVNISGAGIRFELAPLPEPGEIFEFDIGLLPEYHFIRAYGEVVRVEGREAAFKFIWITEEDVDRLVQHVFRKQLLQIQASRRTVKG
- a CDS encoding radical SAM protein — protein: MAPTRESGTIKKRWRGRLPVALVFPNTYRVGMANLGFLSIYEFLNREEEIVCERFFWSEGLPLRSVESGRPLRDFRVVLFSIPFEGDYPRVLRILTAGDLPLEPSHRKIPVLAGGVAIWLNPRPLFPFLDGFLLGELEVLGKPLVEALLSGDTEREKLLARLSRVPGFLNPEGPFPVSIAKVPELTRPLLSHLRSPEAEFGETQLLEITRGCGESCRFCAAGFIYRPPRRPSRKALFEVLEELSPGVKVGLIGLEFLKTEAIVEFTSELLSRGHRISFSSVRLDALSPELKPIFREVRTLTLAPEAGSESLRRILNKHLSDETLLRTAALLRDWPNRRLKLYFMFGLPGETEEDLAAIVRMVSRIKELSRKEITVSLSPFVPKPWTPFQWAPFETPSTLKKKARHLRRALSARGVRVSIESIREAQIQALVSRGSEVLAPFLREMARGESLSRALRTLPSSPENLFRGPREPFPWEEVVHAGIDREFLRREWERALAGEESPRCPARKNCRACGACLALYGAS